Within the Synechococcales cyanobacterium CNB genome, the region CCGGTGGCAGAGGCTCTTGCTCCCGCGGTGGCGGGGTGCGCCGTGGGGGATGGCGGGGTCCGGGCGATCCGTGACTTCCCCGGCTTGCCCAGCACCCGGTCGCGGGTACCGTCCCCCGAGCCGTTACAAAGGAGAAGGACCGATGCCGCCGACTGCCGGCCACACGATCCGTCTGCACCGCGTATTCCGTGCTCCGCCGGAGCGTGTCTACCGGGCGTTCCTCGACCCGGACGCGATGTCCAAGTGGCTGCCGCCGCACGGGTTTACGGGGAAGGTCCACGAGTCGGACCCGCGTGTCGGCGGCGGGTACCGGATGTCGTTCACGAACTTTTCCACCGGCAGCAGCCACACCTTCGGTGGGACGTACACGGCACTGGTACCGCACGAGCGGATCGACTACACCGACCGGTTCGACGACCCGAACCTGCCCGGAGAGATGGCGGTCACGATCACGCTGCGGCCGGTGCTGTGCGGCACGGAGGTGACGGTCGAGCAGGCGGGCGTACCCGCGGTGATCCCGCCGGAGATGTGTTACCTCGGCTGGCAGGAATCACTCTCGCAGCTGGCCCACCTGGTCGAGCCGGAGATTCCGGACGGGGCATGAGCGGAGGGCGAAGAGAGTCTGCTACATCGCCCCGCCCTCGAAGACGACGCGTTTCTTCTCGGTCCGCGGGTCCGGTACGGGGACAGCAGAGAGAAGCGACTGCGTGTACTTGTGCTGCGGTCGTTCGAGGATCTGCTCGCGTTCGCCGTGCTCGACGATCTTACCCTGGTACATGACGGCGATGTTGCGGCAGACGTGCTGGATGACGGCCATGTCGTGCGAGATGAAGAGATAGGAGAGTCCGAACTCGCTCTGGAGGTCGGTGAGCAGGTTGATGATCTGGGCCTGGATGGAAACGTCGAGCGCGCTGGTGGGCTCGTCGCAGACGATGAACTTGGGTTCCAGGGCCAGGGCACGGGCAATGCCGATGCGCTGGCGCTGCCCGCCCGAGAACTCGTGCGGGTAGCGGTCGGCGGCGGCCTTGGGCATGCCGCAGCGGACGAGCAGTTCGCCCGTCTTCTCGCG harbors:
- a CDS encoding polyketide cyclase, whose product is MPPTAGHTIRLHRVFRAPPERVYRAFLDPDAMSKWLPPHGFTGKVHESDPRVGGGYRMSFTNFSTGSSHTFGGTYTALVPHERIDYTDRFDDPNLPGEMAVTITLRPVLCGTEVTVEQAGVPAVIPPEMCYLGWQESLSQLAHLVEPEIPDGA
- a CDS encoding ABC transporter ATP-binding protein, whose protein sequence is MTTTIKPAADVKAPSAEQPLLRVRDLKTYFPVRSGILQRITGWVKAVDGVSFDLARGETLGLVGESGCGKTTVGRTILKLIPHTSGTVEFEGRNVFAAHGAALKALRRDMQIIFQDPAGSLNPRMRVGAIVGEPLVVHGLVKSRDELREKTGELLVRCGMPKAAADRYPHEFSGGQRQRIGIARALALEPKFIVCDEPTSALDVSIQAQIINLLTDLQSEFGLSYLFISHDMAVIQHVCRNIAVMYQGKIVEHGEREQILERPQHKYTQSLLSAVPVPDPRTEKKRVVFEGGAM